In Vespula vulgaris chromosome 7, iyVesVulg1.1, whole genome shotgun sequence, a single window of DNA contains:
- the LOC127064973 gene encoding uncharacterized protein LOC127064973, which yields MQTAGMLRGTRAIYFLVLLAPLVDHAHSYPYQILPSMPGYIPVYIRNGDQPLEEINPALAEAFHEHSGLSKSIRLDRNYGQLESTKESRTNLVVDESRKIYYPAHARESGNSIAGNERRDEEETHVGKSPELVQVPKLISLYELHEKLKKTQEEDPLKAGFALRESLTKVSPILSTEKKEDSQKLSQEIEKEETKPNDLYDPNPNYPELPAEIGHNRDTPQDFVSVIGLEALTEQPNVRQYKDLSHLTDEKNAVDDKNKKEEEPVKEQRPSDILSNVQKLSPIAPPEAYASQKSNEKAESKTESITGTTSTQEPTSLLYKDLSHLSNNQKVIESSDKKEEETSSDADKDIVIKVTAKEENPTNVFKLSPIAPPEAYESEEKLTKDKIEEKPINTSLLHLPIQQPVVHLYKDLSHLSDDQGKATTEKENEETPIKVVSPLKVPTNVFKLSPIAPPEEYSKKEDQEGVPSSILMREIVQDDKKTSH from the exons ATGCAGACTGCCGGGATGCTGCGTGGTACCAGGGCCATCTACTTTCTCGTACTACTCGCGCCTCTCGTTGATCATGCTC ATTCCTATCCTTATCAAATATTGCCCAGTATGCCCGGTTATATACCTGTATACATAAGAAATGGAGATCAACCATTGGAGGAAATAAATCCTGCCCTGGCTGAAGCATTCCACGAACACTCGGGCTTATCCAAG AGTATTCGATTGGATCGCAACTATGGTCAGCTCGAATCCACTAAAGAGAGCAGAACCAATTTGGTGGTGGacgaatcgagaaaaatatattacccTGCCCACGCTAGAGAATCCGGAAATTCAATAGCCGGCAATGAAAGGCGCGATGAGGAAGAAACACACGTTGGAAAAAGTCCAGAGCTTGTTCAAGTACCAAAACTCATTTCCCTTTACGAATTGCAcgaaaagttgaaaaagacACAGGAGGAGGATCCATTGAAAGCTGGTTTCGCTTTAAGGGAATCTCTGACCAAA GTCAGTCCGATCTTATCgacggagaaaaaagaagattcacAGAAATTGTCGCaagagatcgagaaagaggaaacgaaacCAAACGATTTGTATGATCCTAATCCAAATTATCCTGAACTACCTGCTGAGATCGGGCACAATCGTGATACTCCGCAGGACTTCGTGTCTGTGATAGGACTAGAAGCACTGACCGAGCAACCGAACGTTCGCCAATACAAGGATCTCTCGCATCTTACGGACGAGAAAAACGCGGTCGACGATAAAAacaagaaggaggaggaaccGGTTAAGGAGCAACGTCCTTCGGATATTTTGTCGAACGTGCAGAAACTTTCGCCGATCGCGCCACCGGAAGCTTATGCGAGCCAAAAGTCTAACGAGAAAGCAGAAAGCAAAACTGAGAGTATAACAGGAACAACATCCACGCAAGAGCCTACTTCTCTTCTCTATAAAGATTTATCTCATCTCTCTAATAATCAAAAGGTGATCGAATCCTCcgataagaaggaagaagaaacttcATCGGACGCCGACAAGGATATAG TAATAAAGGTAACagcgaaagaagagaatcCAACAAATGTTTTTAAACTTTCGCCAATCGCTCCACCAGAAGCATATGAATCAGAAGAGAAACTAACGAAAGACAAAATTGAAGAGAAACCAATCAATACGTCGCTTCTCCATCTACCGATTCAACAGCCGGTAGTTCATCTTTACAAAGatctttctcatctttcaGACGATCAAGGAAAAGCGACTaccgaaaaagagaatgaggaaACACCGATAAAGGTGGTATCTCCTTTGAAAGTTCCAACTAACGTTTTCAAACTTTCACCTATTGCACCACCAGAAGaatattcgaagaaagaagatcaaGAAGGTGTTCCTAGTTCAATACTCATGCGAGAAATCGTTCAGGACGATAAGAAAACATCTCACTGA
- the LOC127065142 gene encoding uncharacterized protein LOC127065142 encodes MYRVILFVTLTCLVFNISGKLIEEKDPRMELTTKEEEDTTTSLEVISRSSIIDDSPTNHSSKNFSLNTKTDLCSSVKDRYRCLVSVLSRIAKIQVDDNHDSRTWRKSSIKDLFDKKNQKYQSNFEIKKEQESGLSDQTRANCRCNVIQDVYVPEAGKKLPAYACKFHDKIFVLTSERFLEDRRPYFDINVDEETSQHLNVAVSKPPKTVHAKKLPVTLVLKNGEDNYRIRKKP; translated from the coding sequence ATGTATCGCGTTATTTTATTCGTCACGTTGACGTGTCTCGTCTTTAATATCAGTGGCAAgttgatcgaagaaaaagatccaAGGATGGAGCTAACgacgaaagaagaggaagatacaACTACATCGTTGGAAGTTATCTCACGTTCTTCGATCATTGACGATTCACCGACTAATCACTCGTCGAAGAATTTCAGTTTGAACACGAAAACTGATTTGTGTTCAAGTGTAAAGGATCGATATCGTTGTCTCGTATCTGTTTTATCCAGAATAGCAAAAATTCAAGTCGACGATAATCATGACTCGAGAACTTGGAGAAAATCGTCGATAAAGGATTTATTCGATAAGAAGAATCAAAAGTATCAatcgaatttcgaaataaaaaaggaacaggAATCTGGATTATCTGATCAGACCCGAGCAAATTGTCGTTGCAATGTTATTCAAGATGTTTACGTACCGGAAGCTGGAAAAAAATTACCGGCCTATGCTTGTAAATTTCACGACAAGATCTTCGTTCTTACCAGCGAAAGATTTCTCGAGGATCGTAGACCTTACTTTGATATAAACGTGGACGAGGAAACGTCACAGCATTTGAACGTTGCTGTCTCGAAGCCACCCAAAACGGTACACGCCAAAAAACTTCCGGTCACGCTCGTTTTAAAAAATGGTGAGGATAATTATAGGATACGAAAAAAACCATAA